In Sphaeramia orbicularis chromosome 14, fSphaOr1.1, whole genome shotgun sequence, the following are encoded in one genomic region:
- the sertm1 gene encoding serine-rich and transmembrane domain-containing protein 1: protein MSGMDAPLVDHNDTGLSSIDNGTFLRFSPTSASTSAAASSPGRPGNVYVYVWLFLGLLVFLLTLLIISLHRLKNIISSSSSVPDCSSEGGSSFTNMEICSISSQRSTISSLST, encoded by the coding sequence ATGTCAGGGATGGACGCCCCCCTGGTGGACCACAACGACACCGGACTGTCCTCCATAGACAATGGGACTTTTTTACGTTTCTCTCCAACTTCTGCTTCCACATCTGCCGCCGCTTCGTCACCAGGACGACCGGGCAATGTTTACGTCTACGTGTGGCTCTTCCTGGGCCTGCTGGTGTTCCTGTTGACGCTGCTCATCATCTCCCTCCACAGGCTGAAGAACATCATCAGCTCCTCTTCATCTGTTCCAGACTGCAGCAGCGAGGGAGGGAGCTCCTTCACCAATATGGAGATCTGTAGCATCTCCTCGCAGAGATCCACAATCTCCTCACTGTCCACCTGA